From the genome of Cellvibrio japonicus Ueda107, one region includes:
- the infB gene encoding translation initiation factor IF-2, which yields MAEVTVNELATSIGAPVERLLKQMQEAGLQHKTASAKVSDEEKQRLLAYLKGSHGEAAVEPRKITLQRKTTTTIKTGTGNAKKTVNVEVRKKRTYVKREDDVVDNTQAAQSQEQDDELASTVVEEVQQAEPSVVPVVDVAPEPEPEPVVEEVDVAAEEAEPVEAAVDTSAPTRFSFTDGIEEKRRAAIERRQAEEAARQAELKAIEEAKRAAEEAKRTQPRAEKPADKSAAAGKGAKPDNRQPAKGKQAPVAVPVEREDAKHGHGHKKHHHGRNDDDFDDDSADRGNKRGAGKAVKKAAAPKKSSKIDLLDFVGDDSEDSDVLARRSHIRAHHKKNNKHAFKKPTTQIVHEIDIPETIAVSELAQRLTIKVGELIKRLMKMGVMASMNEQIDQDTAVLIVEELGHKANLVSENDIEHALEKSLETAGELTTRAPVVTVMGHVDHGKTSLLDYIREAKVAAGEAGGITQHIGAYRVTTSRGEITFLDTPGHAAFTAMRARGAKATDVVILVVAADDGVMPQTEEAIMHARAAEVPIVVAINKCDKPSADPDRVTNELVAKGVIPEAYGGDTQFVQVSAHTGQGIDELLEAISLQAEVLELTAVTNAAAKGVVIEARVDKGRGTVATVLVQQGTLKQGDLILAGQSYGRVRAMVNERGEQVKEAGPSTPVEILGLDMPPSAGDDFVVLDDERKAREVAAFRAEKERKEKLARFQAAKLENMFSNMEAGQKKTLTVVIKADVRGSLEAIQASLADIGNDEVQVNVISSGIGGITENDVNLAVTSGAIIVGFNVRADGATRRLAETEGVDIRYYSIIYQLLDEVKAALSGMLDPERVETIVGIANVREVFNSPKFGQVAGCMVVEGTVYRNKPIRVLRDNVVIFTGELESLRRFKDDVNEVRNGFECGIGVKNYDVKVGDQIEVYEVKEVARQL from the coding sequence ATGGCAGAAGTAACCGTTAACGAACTCGCCACGTCCATTGGCGCACCTGTCGAGCGTCTGCTCAAGCAGATGCAGGAAGCGGGATTGCAGCACAAAACCGCCAGTGCCAAAGTGTCCGACGAAGAGAAGCAGCGCCTGCTGGCCTATTTGAAAGGTAGCCATGGCGAGGCCGCCGTTGAGCCGCGCAAAATTACCCTGCAACGTAAAACTACCACAACCATCAAAACCGGTACGGGTAATGCAAAGAAAACCGTGAATGTGGAAGTGCGTAAAAAACGCACCTACGTTAAACGTGAGGATGATGTGGTTGATAACACCCAGGCCGCACAGTCTCAGGAGCAGGATGACGAGCTGGCATCTACTGTTGTTGAAGAAGTACAGCAAGCGGAGCCATCAGTTGTGCCTGTGGTGGACGTTGCGCCCGAGCCGGAACCTGAACCTGTGGTGGAAGAAGTGGACGTTGCGGCTGAAGAAGCAGAGCCTGTTGAGGCTGCTGTTGATACTTCAGCACCGACGCGCTTTTCATTCACCGATGGCATCGAAGAAAAACGTCGTGCTGCGATCGAGCGTCGCCAGGCAGAGGAAGCTGCACGCCAGGCAGAACTCAAGGCTATTGAAGAAGCCAAGCGCGCCGCCGAGGAAGCCAAACGCACACAGCCGCGCGCAGAAAAGCCGGCTGATAAATCTGCTGCGGCAGGAAAAGGCGCAAAGCCGGATAATCGTCAGCCTGCCAAAGGCAAGCAAGCTCCTGTCGCTGTGCCGGTAGAGCGCGAAGACGCTAAACATGGCCACGGCCACAAAAAGCATCATCACGGTCGCAATGATGATGATTTCGATGATGACAGTGCTGATCGCGGCAACAAGCGTGGTGCTGGCAAAGCTGTGAAAAAAGCGGCTGCTCCCAAGAAAAGCAGCAAAATTGATTTACTCGACTTTGTGGGTGATGACAGCGAAGACAGCGATGTATTGGCGCGTCGCAGCCATATTCGTGCACACCACAAGAAAAACAACAAGCACGCCTTTAAGAAACCGACGACCCAAATTGTGCATGAAATTGACATTCCGGAAACCATCGCTGTTTCCGAGCTGGCGCAGCGCCTCACTATCAAGGTGGGCGAGCTGATCAAGCGCTTGATGAAGATGGGGGTAATGGCCTCCATGAACGAGCAGATCGACCAGGATACCGCCGTATTGATCGTGGAAGAATTGGGCCATAAAGCCAATTTGGTCAGCGAGAATGATATTGAGCACGCGCTTGAGAAATCCCTGGAAACCGCCGGTGAACTGACAACCCGTGCTCCCGTAGTAACGGTTATGGGCCATGTTGACCATGGTAAGACCTCGCTGCTTGACTATATCCGCGAAGCGAAAGTGGCGGCAGGTGAGGCCGGCGGTATTACCCAGCACATTGGCGCTTATCGCGTAACGACATCGCGCGGTGAGATCACTTTCCTGGATACTCCGGGCCACGCGGCCTTTACTGCGATGCGTGCCCGCGGTGCCAAGGCCACAGACGTGGTGATCCTGGTGGTTGCGGCGGACGATGGTGTCATGCCGCAAACGGAAGAGGCCATCATGCACGCCCGAGCGGCGGAAGTGCCTATTGTTGTGGCTATCAACAAGTGTGATAAACCATCAGCTGACCCGGATCGCGTTACCAATGAGCTGGTTGCCAAGGGCGTCATTCCGGAGGCCTATGGCGGTGACACCCAGTTTGTGCAGGTATCTGCCCATACTGGCCAGGGTATTGATGAATTGCTTGAGGCGATTTCCCTGCAGGCGGAAGTATTGGAACTGACAGCAGTGACCAATGCTGCTGCAAAAGGGGTAGTAATTGAAGCCCGTGTGGATAAGGGGCGCGGTACCGTCGCAACAGTGCTGGTACAGCAGGGCACCCTGAAACAGGGCGATTTGATCCTGGCGGGCCAAAGTTATGGCCGTGTCCGCGCTATGGTGAACGAGCGCGGTGAGCAAGTGAAAGAAGCCGGTCCATCTACTCCGGTAGAGATTTTGGGCCTGGATATGCCGCCTAGCGCCGGTGACGATTTTGTGGTGTTGGATGATGAGCGCAAGGCGCGTGAAGTAGCGGCGTTCCGCGCCGAGAAAGAGCGCAAAGAGAAACTTGCGCGCTTCCAGGCTGCCAAGTTGGAAAATATGTTCTCCAATATGGAAGCGGGCCAGAAGAAAACCCTTACCGTGGTTATCAAGGCCGATGTACGTGGTTCACTCGAAGCCATCCAGGCCTCATTGGCGGATATTGGCAATGATGAAGTCCAGGTCAATGTTATCTCGTCCGGTATCGGTGGTATCACCGAAAACGATGTGAACCTGGCTGTGACTTCAGGCGCGATTATTGTTGGCTTTAACGTGCGCGCCGATGGTGCCACGCGCCGCCTGGCTGAAACCGAAGGCGTGGATATTCGCTACTACAGCATCATTTACCAATTGCTGGACGAAGTGAAAGCCGCCCTGAGCGGGATGCTGGATCCTGAGCGTGTTGAGACCATTGTGGGTATCGCCAATGTGCGCGAAGTGTTCAACTCGCCCAAGTTTGGTCAGGTGGCCGGCTGTATGGTGGTTGAAGGTACGGTGTACCGCAATAAGCCGATCCGCGTATTGCGCGACAACGTGGTGATCTTCACCGGTGAACTGGAATCGCTGCGCCGTTTCAAAGACGATGTCAATGAAGTGCGCAATGGCTTCGAGTGCGGTATCGGTGTGAAGAATTACGACGTGAAGGTCGGCGACCAGATCGAAGTGTACGAAGTGAAAGAGGTAGCGCGCCAGCTCTAA
- the truB gene encoding tRNA pseudouridine(55) synthase TruB: MAKRKGRPVDGVLLLHKPAGMTSNQALQRAKRLFFAEKAGHTGSLDPLATGVLPLCFGEATKFSQFLLDADKGYRTCIRLGITTDTCDADGDVLETRSAAAITRAQLDSALDAFRGNILQVPPMYSALKLNGQPLYKIARQGVEVEREPRAVTIHSLDVLAFRPGEVAEVELDIRCSKGTYIRSIAEDLGRALGCGAHVKVLHRSLAGSFGEDQCIGLEQLEADYERGGYDALDAHLVSADAPVASLPAVDLPANSAYYFRQGNPVMDTKVYRIARQGDIVRVFCAESAQSPRQFLGLGEITDDGRVAPKRIIANRSAG; the protein is encoded by the coding sequence ATGGCGAAACGTAAAGGCCGCCCTGTCGATGGTGTTTTGCTGCTCCACAAGCCCGCCGGCATGACTTCCAATCAGGCGTTGCAACGGGCCAAGCGTTTGTTCTTTGCCGAAAAGGCCGGTCATACCGGGAGCCTTGATCCTTTGGCGACCGGGGTTTTACCGCTCTGTTTTGGTGAAGCGACCAAGTTTTCCCAGTTTTTGCTGGATGCGGATAAGGGGTATCGCACCTGTATCCGCCTGGGGATCACCACCGATACCTGTGATGCCGATGGAGATGTACTTGAAACGCGCTCTGCAGCTGCCATTACCCGCGCCCAGCTGGATAGCGCACTGGATGCCTTCCGCGGCAATATCCTGCAAGTACCCCCTATGTATTCGGCGCTCAAGCTCAATGGCCAGCCACTCTACAAAATAGCTCGCCAAGGGGTGGAGGTGGAGCGCGAACCGCGAGCAGTGACTATCCATTCGCTGGATGTACTGGCATTTCGCCCTGGCGAAGTTGCTGAGGTTGAGCTGGATATTCGCTGTAGCAAAGGCACCTATATTCGCTCTATTGCCGAAGACCTGGGACGTGCCCTGGGCTGTGGTGCCCATGTGAAAGTGCTGCATCGCAGCCTGGCCGGATCTTTTGGCGAGGATCAATGTATTGGCCTGGAGCAGCTGGAGGCGGACTACGAGCGGGGCGGCTATGACGCCCTGGATGCCCATCTGGTCAGTGCCGATGCCCCGGTGGCGAGTCTGCCCGCCGTGGACTTGCCTGCCAACAGCGCCTACTACTTCCGCCAGGGCAATCCGGTAATGGACACCAAGGTCTATCGCATCGCCCGGCAAGGTGATATTGTGCGCGTCTTTTGTGCAGAAAGCGCTCAATCCCCGCGCCAGTTCCTGGGATTGGGGGAGATCACCGACGATGGTCGTGTGGCGCCCAAACGTATTATTGCCAACCGCTCGGCCGGATAG
- the rimP gene encoding ribosome maturation factor RimP, with the protein MASKQERLTDLIVPVVESLGCELWGLEYLTQGRYTTLRIFIDGPQGVSLDDCERVSRQISAVLDVEDPIDGEYTLEVSSPGLDRPLYTEAQYARYVGETVNLRLRIAVEGRRRFKGVISAIEEGALLLQFDNQTVRLPIETIDKGNLVPRYDDILREHAAGLDE; encoded by the coding sequence ATGGCATCCAAACAAGAGCGTTTAACTGATCTGATTGTACCGGTGGTTGAATCACTGGGGTGTGAGCTTTGGGGTTTGGAATACCTTACCCAGGGGCGCTACACCACACTGCGAATTTTTATTGATGGTCCCCAGGGTGTCTCACTGGATGATTGCGAGCGTGTTAGCCGCCAAATAAGTGCAGTGCTGGATGTGGAAGATCCCATTGATGGGGAATACACGCTGGAAGTTTCATCGCCTGGCCTTGATCGCCCGCTCTACACAGAAGCGCAATACGCGCGCTATGTTGGCGAAACTGTCAATTTACGTCTGCGTATTGCGGTTGAGGGGCGTCGTCGTTTTAAAGGTGTCATCTCCGCCATTGAAGAGGGGGCATTGCTGTTGCAGTTCGATAACCAGACGGTGCGCTTACCCATAGAAACCATTGATAAAGGCAATCTGGTACCGCGTTATGACGACATCTTGCGCGAGCATGCAGCGGGTTTGGATGAGTAA
- the rbfA gene encoding 30S ribosome-binding factor RbfA, whose amino-acid sequence MPREFTRSDRVSDAIQRLLAQVIPQEVRDPRLGMVNINAVAVSRDMAFAKVYVTFVGVTDEPKSLEGIGILNKASGFLRSFVARELSMRTVPKLQFIYDKTSIRGQELSSLIDRAIAEDRLHPQGDQTDDQQEGRD is encoded by the coding sequence ATGCCAAGAGAATTTACTCGCTCTGATAGGGTTTCCGATGCCATACAGCGATTGTTGGCACAGGTGATTCCACAGGAAGTCCGCGATCCACGCCTGGGGATGGTGAATATCAATGCCGTGGCGGTTTCGCGCGATATGGCGTTTGCCAAGGTCTATGTCACCTTTGTCGGGGTGACCGATGAGCCCAAGAGCCTGGAAGGAATTGGCATCCTCAATAAGGCCAGTGGTTTTTTACGCAGTTTTGTCGCGCGTGAGTTAAGCATGCGCACGGTGCCCAAACTGCAATTTATTTACGACAAAACCAGTATTCGCGGCCAGGAATTGTCATCGCTGATTGACCGCGCTATCGCGGAAGACCGCCTTCATCCCCAGGGTGATCAGACCGATGATCAGCAGGAAGGGCGCGACTGA
- the rpsO gene encoding 30S ribosomal protein S15 yields MALSAAEKAGIVAKYQKVAGDTGSPEVQVALLTANINKLQNHFVAHKADHHSRRGLIRMVNSRRKLLDYLKDKDAPRYSALIQDLGLRR; encoded by the coding sequence ATGGCACTGAGTGCTGCTGAAAAAGCTGGAATCGTAGCGAAATACCAAAAAGTTGCTGGTGACACTGGCTCACCCGAAGTGCAAGTTGCCCTGTTGACTGCAAATATCAACAAGCTGCAAAACCACTTCGTTGCCCACAAGGCTGACCACCACTCACGTCGCGGTTTGATCCGTATGGTTAACTCCCGTCGTAAGCTGTTGGACTACCTGAAAGACAAAGACGCTCCTCGCTACTCTGCTCTGATCCAGGATCTGGGTCTGCGCCGCTAG
- the nusA gene encoding transcription termination factor NusA has product MNKEILLVADAVSNEKGVDKELIFQAIETALATATKKRFDEDSTIEVIINRTTGDYETWRSWDVVSDDILAELGTQFTLEEAHEKDTSLKAGDVYREKIENAEFGRIAAQTAKQVIVQKVREAERAQMVDEYRDRMGELVSGTVKKVTRDSIIVDLGNNAEGVLPRDQLIGREIFRMGDRVRALLLDVRTEARGPQLLLSRSAPQMLVELFKIEVPEIAEEVIEIKGAARDPGLRAKIAVKTNDGRIDPVGACVGMRGSRVQAVSNELGGERVDIVLWDDNPAQFVINAMSPAEIESIVVDEDARSMDLAVNEENLAMAIGRGGQNVRLACELTGWNINVMSVADWQAKQEAESGSYIQIFMSALDVDEDIAGVLVEEGFTTLEEVAYVPLEEMLAIDGFDQDIAEELRARAKDALLTQALASEERLEGVAPAEDLLSMEGMDSQLAIRLASRGIVTMEDLAEQSIDDLLDIEGVDETRAAALIMKAREPWFV; this is encoded by the coding sequence ATGAACAAAGAAATTTTGCTGGTTGCGGATGCAGTGTCCAATGAAAAGGGCGTCGATAAAGAGCTGATTTTCCAAGCTATAGAAACCGCTTTGGCGACGGCAACAAAAAAACGTTTTGATGAAGACTCCACTATTGAAGTCATCATTAACCGCACGACAGGCGATTATGAAACCTGGCGCAGCTGGGACGTCGTGAGTGACGATATCCTGGCTGAACTAGGCACCCAGTTCACACTTGAAGAAGCCCATGAAAAAGATACATCGCTCAAGGCGGGCGATGTCTATCGCGAAAAAATTGAAAACGCGGAATTCGGTCGTATCGCCGCACAAACTGCCAAGCAGGTGATCGTGCAGAAGGTACGCGAAGCCGAGCGCGCGCAAATGGTTGATGAATATCGCGACCGTATGGGTGAACTGGTGAGCGGTACAGTGAAAAAAGTCACGCGCGACAGCATTATTGTTGACCTGGGTAACAACGCCGAAGGTGTATTGCCGCGCGATCAGCTGATCGGTCGTGAAATTTTCCGCATGGGTGATCGCGTGCGCGCGCTGCTGCTGGATGTGCGTACCGAAGCGCGCGGCCCTCAATTGCTGCTGAGCCGTTCTGCACCACAAATGCTGGTGGAGCTGTTCAAAATCGAAGTGCCTGAAATCGCCGAAGAAGTTATCGAAATTAAAGGTGCGGCGCGCGATCCGGGGCTGCGTGCAAAAATCGCGGTTAAAACCAATGATGGCCGTATTGACCCCGTAGGTGCCTGCGTCGGTATGCGCGGTTCACGGGTGCAGGCGGTTTCCAATGAGTTGGGTGGCGAGCGTGTGGATATCGTGTTGTGGGATGATAATCCGGCACAGTTTGTTATCAACGCCATGTCTCCGGCGGAAATTGAATCCATCGTCGTCGACGAAGATGCTCGCTCCATGGACTTGGCAGTCAACGAAGAAAACCTGGCCATGGCGATTGGTCGCGGTGGTCAAAACGTGCGCCTTGCCTGTGAACTCACCGGATGGAACATCAATGTGATGAGTGTGGCCGATTGGCAAGCGAAACAAGAAGCGGAATCCGGTAGTTATATCCAAATATTTATGAGTGCGCTGGATGTCGATGAAGATATCGCCGGAGTGTTGGTAGAGGAAGGTTTTACCACACTCGAAGAAGTGGCTTATGTACCGCTGGAAGAAATGTTGGCCATTGATGGTTTTGACCAGGACATCGCCGAGGAATTGCGCGCGCGCGCTAAAGATGCGCTGCTGACACAAGCCCTGGCTTCCGAGGAGCGCCTTGAAGGTGTGGCACCCGCTGAAGACTTGCTTTCCATGGAAGGTATGGACTCCCAGCTGGCTATCCGGCTGGCGAGCCGCGGCATAGTGACTATGGAAGATCTGGCCGAACAATCCATTGATGATTTGCTGGATATCGAAGGTGTTGATGAGACTCGCGCAGCAGCACTGATTATGAAAGCGCGTGAGCCCTGGTTTGTCTAA